A genomic segment from Gossypium hirsutum isolate 1008001.06 chromosome D04, Gossypium_hirsutum_v2.1, whole genome shotgun sequence encodes:
- the LOC107898931 gene encoding protein THYLAKOID FORMATION1, chloroplastic: MAAVSSLSFPAIGQTSGDRKLNVPSARYLASNFEGFRFRTSLLYQSVGLRASTTASPSVFYCMSTATDTPTVSETKSSFLKVYKRPIPSVYNTVLQELIVQQHLMRYKKTYRYDAVFALGFVTVYDQLMEGYPSDEDRDAIFQAYINALKEDPQQYRADAQKLEEWARAQTSSSLVEFSSRDGEVEAILKDIAERAGSKGSFSYSRFFAIGLFRLLELANATEPTVLEKLCAALNIDKRSVDRDLDVYRNLLSKLVQAKELLKEYVDREKKKREERSESPKANEAVKKCLGEYQYLSQ; this comes from the exons ATGGCGGCCGTCAGTTCCCTGTCTTTCCCGGCAATCGGCCAAACTTCCGGCGACAGAAAACTTAATGTCCCATCGGCTCGTTACTTGGCTTCCAATTTCGAAGGATTCCGTTTCCGTACAAGCCTTTTATATCAGTCCGTAGGACTTCGAGCTTCCACTACTGCTTCTCCTTCCGTTTTTTACTGCATGTCTACTGCTACTG ATACCCCGACTGTTTCTGAAACGAAGTCGAGCTTTTTAAAAGTGTATAAGCGTCCCATTCCCAGTGTGTACAACACGGTTTTGCAAGAGCTGATTGTGCAGCAACATTTGATGAGGTACAAGAAGACGTATCGATACGATGCCGTTTTCGCCCTTGGTTTCGTTACTGTCTATGATCAGTTGATGGAAGGATACCCGAGTGATGAGGATCGAGATGCCATCTTCCAAGCTTATATTAACGCCTTAAAAGAGGACCCTCAACAGTATAG AGCTGATGCGCAGAAATTGGAAGAATGGGCGCGAGCTCAGACTTCTAGTTCGCTAGTCGAGTTTTCATCTAGAGATGGAGAGGTTGAAGCGATACTTAAAGACATTGCAGAAAGAGCTGGTAGTAAAGGGAGTTTCAGTTATAGCCGTTTCTTTGCTATTGGGTTGTTTCGTCTTCTTGAGCTTGCCAATGCAACTGAACCTACGGTGTTGGAAAAG CTCTGTGCAGCCTTAAATATCGACAAACGAAGTGTGGATCGTGATCTTGATGTGTATAGGAATTTGCTTTCCAAGCTGGTTCAAGCTAAAGAGTTGCTCAAGGAGTATGTCGATAG ggagaagaagaaaagagaagaaagatcGGAATCACCCAAAGCCAATGAAGCCGTTAAGAAATGTTTGGGCGAATACCAATACCTAAGCCAGTAA